AGACGCTTAATGCACCAAATGCAACTGTCGTCAAGCCAAACGCTTGAGCTACGATACTAGCGCCACTTGGCATAGCAAGGATCGCTGAAAGTAGCGGAGTTAGCGTAAGACCGCTTACAAATGTAAATGCAAAAAGAAGTATTAAATTTAATCCCTCTTTGCGTTTAGCTGCCATTAGACCAAAAAGCAACACAAACTCTAGTATCACAAGTCCCCAAAACAAAAATCTATTTGCCGCAAAAACGCCAGCGATGCTAATGCCTACATAAGCACCAGCTGTAGCTGAAAGTAGTGATGCTGCAAAAAGCTGATATGTCTGCTTTATAAACGTGCTTAGTGAGCTTTGAGAATACGCAAGCTCTTCTTGATTTTGCTTAGCGTAGTTTCTGTCATACAAACTCATTTTTTCTCCTTATGAATTTTTTCGGTGAGTTTAGCCTAAAATAATTAAACAATATATAAAAAGAAGTTTAATAAAAAATATTAGTTTAAAGTCCGTTTTAGAGAGCATTTTTTTGATTAAATAAAAGTTGCTATAATCGCGATAAAAATATAAAAAATGGAGATAAATTTTATGGATGATTCAATACTTGAAGGTGCAGTAAAATTTATGGAAGATGGCTTTTTAGAGCATGAAGAGCTCTTTAAAAGCTTGCAACACAAGCAAGATCCGCACACGCTTTTCATATCATGCGTGGATTCAAGGGTCGTGCCAAATTTGATAACAAACTGCCTGCCAGGCGAACTTTTCATGGTACGTAATATCGCAAACATCGTGCCACCATATAGGGTGAGCGAAGAGTTTTTGGCGACCACTTCGGCGATCGAATATGCGCTTGAAGTTTTAAACATCAAAAACATCATCATCTGCGGACACTCTGACTGTGGTGGATGCGCGGCGCTTTATGTTGATGAAAAGAAGCTAAAAAACACTCCAAACGTTAGAAACTGGATCAGGCTAATAGAGCCGATCAAGCGAGAAGTGCTTAAATTTACAAGCGACGATCCAGCCAAAATGGCGTGGCTAACCGAGAGGCTAAACGTGATAAATTCGATCGAAAACATAATGACATATCCAAATGTAAAAGAGGAATATGAAAGTGGCAAGCTTCAAATTTATGGCTGGCACTACATCATAGAAACTGGCGAAATTTTTAGCTACGATTTAAAAGAGGGCACATTTAAACTTCTAGCGGACAAAAGAGGCGAAAATGCGTAAGTTTCTAACCATCATCCTGATTTCTTTCATAACTCTTTTTGGCGCTGATAACAACGTAACGCAAGAAGACGATATCATCAGCATAACAAATCAAATTCAAACCCTAAACAGCCAGATAAATATCATAAAATCTCAGCAAAAAGACCTAAACGCTTCAAAGATCGATAACTCAAATTTGATCACTCTTCAAAAGAAAAAGAGCGATCTTTTAGAAAAGATACCAAACTACGTCATGCAGATCGAGGTAACACAAAGCGATATAAATAAATATAATCTGCAAAAAGAGGCGCTAGAGAAAAAAGTAGCTAGGCTAGAGAAGCAGTCAAACAAGGATGCCTACATTCAAAGTGCTATCGAACTTGAGAAGATGAAGGTTGATTACGCTTACTACTCAGCGCTTATTAGTCTTGAAGAGATCTTTAAAAAGGGTGCTAAGGCAAATTCTATAAAAGAAGTGATAGATAATGGACTTTTAAATTTACAGACAAATTCTTATGTAAGTATAAAAGATCTAAAAGACTCACTAAATGACACTTCAGGCTCTTACGACAGCGCTTTTTTTGACCTTGAGCTGAAAAAAGAGAGTGAAGAAGAAATTTTAACCTATCTTAAAAATAACGCCGATCTTCTAAGCTCAAGCATGCTCTTGTCTGAGCTAAATTTAGTCGATGCAGTCGAGTATATAAACAAAACAACAGCCATAAATTCAAGCAAATTTAACATCGGCAAGATCGTTGTTATCGTTGCGATATTTTTATTTTTCGTCTCGCTAACTAGAATTTTAGCCAAGCTCACCTACTGGGTGATGTCACTCGTCGCTTCAGGCGAAGGGGTAAAAGAGGCTAAAAATCAGATCGTTGATATCATCAAAAAGCCGATCTCAGCACTTCTTATCATCTATGCGCTAAACATCTGTATCGGCATTGGATTTTATCCAGTGCCAGTGCCTCTAACGGTAGCAAATATCTTTTCTATCATATATATAGTCGCATTTTCATGGCTTGTCCTCACCATACTAAATGGCTACGGCATCGCTATACTCGATAAGATCGCGCAAAAAAGCAAGCGTAAAGAGGTGATAAACCTAGCACTAAAAGTGATCTACGTGATCGTGCTGATCATCACACTTTTACTGATCCTTCAAAAGCTTGGCTTTGATATCTCGGCACTCATCGCCTCACTTGGTATCGGTGGTCTTGCTGTTGCCTTCGCTGCTAAAGACATCATCGCAAACTTCTTTGCCTCTGTTATGATGCTCTTTGACAACTCATTTTCACAAGGCGACTGGATAGTTTGTGGCGACATCGAAGGCACGGTCGTTGAGATAGGTTTTAGAAAAACAACAGTTAGAAGCTTTGATAACGCCCTTATCTTCGTGCCAAACTCAAAGCTAGCGAGCGATCCTGTTAGAAACTGGAGCAGAAGAAAGGTCGGCAGACGCATAAGAATGGTTATTGGCATCGAGTATGGGCCAACTACAGAAGAGATCAAAAAATGTGTAAATGACATCAAAAATATGCTAATAAATCACCCAGATATCGCTAAAAGCGAAGATATCGCGGCTAATAAAAGAGGACTAAAATATAGACAAAACATAGTTTCAGTTGATGACTACGCTGGATATAAGTCAAATTTATTTGTCGTGGTTGATGACTTTGCTGATAGCTCGATAAATATCCTAGTTTATTGCTTTGCCAAAACTATCGTTTGGGGAGAGTTTTTAGACGTAAAACAAGATGTAATGCTAAAAATTATGGATATTTTAAAGCAAAATGGTCTAAATTTTGCATTCCCAAGCCAAAGCTTGTATATCGAAAATATCAAAGATAAAATTTAAGGAGAGAAAAATGAGTGATGATTTTGACTACGAAGAGGTAGAAGAAGACTACTCTGAATTTAACGATGAAGACGAGGGTAGTAGCGATAGCTATGACTATAACTACGACGAAAATGACTACAACTATGAAGATAGCGATGAGGATGAGGATAGTTACGACTCGTATTAAAATGGTCTAATTAAATTTAATGGATGAAATTAACGGAGAGAATGCTTGGTACAGGAATTTATAGAGCAAGATAGCTATAAGGCTATCGATGACATTTACAAAACGATATTAAACGTAGCGATAGTAAGTAACGCCTTTGTCTTGATCGTGCTTTGCAGTTTTTACTTTGACTTAACGATCATTTTTATCTGTTTTTTATTTCTTTCTATTAGCACTGCTTTAAGGATTAGATTTAATATCAAATACAGATTTTTAATCTCTGCCATCTTTCAACTAAATGTCATCACCGCAGTTATCGCTGGCGTTGTTGGCATGGGCTGGAGCTCTAATATATGGATAACACTCCTTGGCGTTATCTTTATAAACTACTTTTTGGCTTTTAACCAAAGGCTTCTTACCTACTCTGTCTGCCTTCTTGAGCTATTTGTCCTTTTGTGGCTATATCTTACATATAAAGATAAAGTAGTTGGGATAGACTCCATGGTACAAATAGGCTCAACCTGTATAAGCGTTTTCTTTACTTTTTACTTGGTCTTTAGACTTTCGTTTTTCTCTGACGCGATCACATCTAGTGGCTACAAACAGATCAGCGAAGAGAAAGAGGAGATAGAGAGAATTTCTAAGTATGACTTTTTGACTGGTCTTTTAAATAGACGCTCGATCGAGAGAACACTTAGATATGAGCTAAAAGAGCTTAGGGAGAAAAGCAGTGACGCAAATTTAGTCGTTATGCTAGGAGATATAGATAACTTCAAAAAGATAAATGACACCTACGGACATGACTGGGGCGATAAGGTCTTAAAAGAGATCGCAAGGGCCTTGCAAGATACTTTTAGAGAAAATGACCACATTTGTAGGTGGGGTGGAGAGGAATTTCTAGTTATCTTGCCTGAAGTTAAAACTGAAGACGTAAAAAAGGTAGAAACCAGACTTGGCACAAGGATAGCACAGGTAAAGTTGCCTGATAAGAGCTCAGTAACCATGACCTTTGGTCTGGTTCTTTGTGCAAATGGCGTTATAACTGATATCGACACAGTCATAAACAAAGCTGATAAAAAGCTATATGAGGGTAAGAAAAATGGTAAAGACCGCATCGAGTATGAGATCATGAAGGCAAATAAGGACAAAGACAATGCCTAAAATTTCACTTTATATCTCACAAAAGATCATCGTCTTTTCGCTCCTAGCTGTACATACTTTTTACCTGGTTATGTTCTACCTCATGGGCGAAGAAATTTTGGCTGTGGCAAACATCCTATCTGTTAGCATATATCTTTTTGCACTAAAGATACTCTTTGATAGCGAAGAGAACAATAAGATCGTAATGCTCATCTTGCAAGTAGAAATTTTACTCCACGCCTCACTTTGCGTCTTTATCCTTGGTCTAGGCTGGGGCTTTGAAATTTTATTTTTAACATCGACAATTAGCCTCTTTTTCTTATCGGTTAGCTTTAAAATGTTAAGCAGACTTATCTCTTTGCTAGATATCGCGGCATTTTTGCTTTTTTATCTAGTGATAGATATACCAGCAAAAGATGATACCTTATATAAAGAGATATTTTTTGTATTTAACCTAACCGCATCTTGCGTGTTTGCTGTTCTAACATCATTTTTGCTAGAGAGCTCAAATTTATTTATATTCTTAGGTATCTTAGAAGAGAAAGAGTCTGCTAAAGCTGTCTTTAACCACGACCCACTAACAGGGCTTTTAAACCGCGCTTCGATGCAACAAATTTTTAGACAGAAGAATTTATTTGACGGTAATGACTTTGCTATCGTGATGTGTGATATCGATAACTTCAAAAAGATAAATGACACCTACGGACACGGAGCAGGCGATGAAGTACTAAAGAGCCTTTCTAAAATTTTCAAAAACGCTTTTAGAAATGAAGACAGGGTTGCAAGATTTGGCGGCGAGGAATTTCTAGCTGTTATCTTTGATGTTAAAAAGGCAAAAGCAGTTAGCATCTTAGAGCGTATCAGAGAGACGCTTAATCAAAATGTCGTTGAATTTGAAAACAATAGGATCATAGCGACGATGACATTTGGTGTCGTGGCACATAGTGGCAACACTGAGGTGAATATCGAGCGTATGATCAAGCAAGCTGACGAGCTACTTTACGTTGGTAAGCGAAATGGTAAAAATATCGTTATGAGCGCGGATTACGATCCAAGAGGATAAATTTAGAGGCCTAGGCCTCTAAATTTTAATGTCCATACATTATGTTTGGTAGCCAAAGTGAAATTTGTGGTATATAAGTAACCAAGATAAGACCAAAGAACAAGGTTAGCGTCCATGGCAAGCACGCCATGATAACCTCTTTTAAGTTCATATTTGTAAGACCGCTTGCGACAAATAAATTTAGTCCAACAGGCGGAGTGACCATACCTATCTCCATATTTACAACCAAGATGATACCAAAGTGAATAGGATCAACGCCAAGCTGCGTAGCTATCGGAAGCAAGAGCGGCACCATGATCATGATAACGCTTGAAGGCTCCATAAACTGACCCATGATAAAGAGCAAGATATTTACAAATATCAAAAATCCTATCATGCCGATATTTGCGTCAAGTATCATCGAAGCGATCGCTTGTGGGATCTGCTCGCTAGTTAGCAAATAAGCAAAAACAACGGCGTTTGCGATGATGAAAAATATCATAGCTGTTGTAAGGGCTGAGTCTAGGCAGATATCCCAAAGATCTCTTATCTTTATATCTCTATAGATAAAAAGTGAGATAAATAGCGCATAGACCGCACTTGCCGCAGCAGCTTCAGTCGGAGTGAATATGCCTCCATAAATTCCACCAATAACCACAACGACGATTAGCAAAGCCCAAAATGCTTTTGCAAATTTCTGCACTCTTGCTTTAAATGGCTCAGCCTTAGTCGCTTTGAAACCAAGCTTTTTTGCGCCTACATAAGTTTGAACTAGCATAAAAGCACCAAGCATAAGACCAGGCACGACGCCTGCCATAAAAAGCTTACCGATACTAACCTCAGCAGTTACACCATAAACTATCATAACAACTGAAGGTGGAATCAAAATTCCAAGTGAGCCAGCCGTAGTTATACCGCCCACTGCGTACTCTTTTGGATAGCCAGCCTCTTTTATCGCTGCAAACATAATCGAGCCTATCGCCACAACCGTCGCAGGCGAGCTTCCAGAGACCGCTGCAAAGATGATGCAGGCAAATATCGCACTCATAGGCAAGCCACCTGGCAAGTGTCCGACCATAGACTTTGCAAAATCGATGATACGCCTTGCTGAGCCACCTTTGCTTAGTAAATTTCCAGCCAAGATAAACATCGGTATCGCCATTAGTGAAAATTTATTGATACCGTCAAAAATTAGCTGAGGGATCGTAGCGATGTCTATGTCTGTAAAAAATATCATAGTTAAAACGGTGCTTGTGCCTAACGAAACCGCGACTGGCACGCCTATTAACATCAGCGCAAAAAGCAGGATAAATAAAAATGCTATTGTCATCTTTTTTCTCCTTAGTCTTTGACCACGCTACCATGAGCTAGCTCGTGTGCTTCGTTATTTACGACATTTGCTGCTGGAGTTAGAGCTACTTTGATAGCCTTTTCAGCAGAGCGGTAGCTAGCTGTGACAAAGGCTATTGGAAGCACCAGCATAGGGACCCATTGAGGTATGCCAAGGTCTATTATCATCTGCTCGATCTCGTGTAAAATTTTAAGATAATCAACCGAATAAACCGCGATAAATATCAAAAAGACAGTTGTTAAGATGTGCGAAAAGAGTAGGCACGCCTTCGCAAGCGCTGGTGGAAATTTCTCCACCAAGATAGTTACGCTCACATGAATGCCCTTGTTAAAGCCATACGCTGCAGCAAAAAACGCCGACCATATAAATAAGTAGTTTGATAGCTCGCTCGCCCATGACCAGCTTTTGTCAAAAAAGTATCTGGCCACGACGTTGGCAAAGGCTAGTAGCGTTCCACTAGCTAGCCCTAAAACGGCGATAGTCTTATTGAGCGAGACTATCAATATATCAAGAGCGTTAATGAAATTTTTCATTATTTTGTCTCGATTGTTTTTTCTATAAGCTCTTTGCCGATGACATCGTAAAATTTAGGATAGATAGCCTGCATAGTCTTCTCCCACTCAGCTTTTTGTGCGTCGTCTATCTTGAAAATTTCTAGCTTTTTAGTCTCTGCTATATATTTTTCAAGCTCGGCTATAACGTGAGCGTCCTCTTTAGCTGTCTCTTCTCTCTCGTAAGCTGTAGCTTCGCTTAGAGCTTGTTTTACATTTGCTTTTAGATCATCTGGCAGTTTGTTCCAAAATTTATCACTCATAACGACTAGATAGCCTAGATATCCATGGTGAGAAAGTGTAAGTGAGCTTTGAACCTCGTGAAATTTAGAGTTATAGAAATTTGATAGTGGGTTTTCAGTAGCATCAACTACGCCTTGTTGAAGTGCAGAATAAACCTCTGAAAATGGCAGAACTTGTGGGTTGCCACCGATCGCTTTGATCTGCTCTTCAAGCACTTTTGAGCTTTGGATTCTAAATTTTTGTCCTTTTGCATCTTCTGGCACAAGGATAGGTTTTTTGCTTGAGCTAAAATGCTTAAATCCAGCATCCCAGTAATCAAGCGCCACAAAGCCCTTCTTAGTCACAAGACCTTTTAGCTCCTCACCAACTGCACCATCTTGAACCTTGTGAAGGTGGTCTGCATCTTTAAAGATGAAAGGTAGGTCAAATAGCTGAAACTGCGGCACGATAGGTGTAAATTTAGAAAAACTAGGAGCTGCCATTTGGACGTTGCCAAGCTTTAGCGCACCAAAAACTCTATCATCATCAAGTAGCTGAGCTGATGGGAAGACTTGAACTTTTATCTTGCCGCCACTTAGCTCCTCAGCACGCTTTGCAAAAAAGTCAGCTGCCTTGCCCTTTGGCGTAGAAGCTGCGACAACGTGAGCAAATTTGATCGTATAGACCTTATCCGCACCAAATGCTAAGCCACTGATGGCACATGTAAAAAGTAAAGCTTGTAAGAATTTCATCTTTCATCCTTTGTAATAGTTTTGATAGGTGCATTATAAATTTTCAAAAAAATAAAAATTTAGAAATTTTTGTTTCATAAAATTCACATATCTTTATTTTTTTATATGTGTATTTTTGTAACATTTTTGATCTAAAAATGGATAGTTTTTTTGCTTCGTAAATTTAACGTAAAAATTTATTTATCATTTTTTTATAGTCTATTTTTTTGTTACGTTTCTACACATATTTTTTTATATTATTTTTATATTTAGAGAAAATTTAAATTTACTTTTCTCTCTTTTACAAAGCCAAATTTGCTCTTTTAGGATATAAATTTCACTCTTTTAACCACAAATTTATAAAGAAAATTTGCTCATCTTTTATAAATGAAAAAATTAGCTTTTATAAAAGCCCTATTTTTGGGTTAAATTTTAAGAGATTTTGTTTGTTAATCTTTTGTGGCTATAATGCGAGATAACAAATTTTATTATTAAGGAATTATTATGTTTGAACTAAGAAAACTTCCGTTTGACGCAAATGCCAATGCAGTAGTAAGTGCTAAAACCTGTGAATACCACTACGGCAAGCACCACGCGACCTATGTTGCAAATTTAAACAATCTCATAAAAGATACAAAATTTGCTAACGCATCATTTTATGAAATTCTAAAAAATAGCGAAGGCGGCCTATACAACAACGTCGCTCAAGTTTATAACCACGACTTTTACTGGGACTGCATCGCTAAAAAAAGCGAGATGTCAAGCGAGCTAAAAGCTGCTATCGAGGCAAATTTTGCAAACTTTAAAGAGGAGTTTTTAAAGGCAGCTACAACGCTTTTTGGCTCAGGCTGGGCGTGGCTTGTATTTGATCCAAGCAGCAAAAAGCTAGAGATCGTGCAAACTAGCAATGCAAAAACTCCAGTGAGTGACGGCAAAGTGCCACTTCTAGTCGTTGATGTTTGGGAGCACGCCTACTACATCGACAACTTCAACGCTCGCCCAAAATACCTAGAGACATTTTATGAGAACATAAACTGGGAATTTGTAAGCCAAGCTTACGAGTGGGCACTAAAAGAGGGCCTTGGCTCAGTTGAGTTTTACACAAAAGAACTACATAAATAATATCTGGCGGGACCTTCCCCGCCTTTAAATTTCTACTTTTATTCAAAATTAGCTATCAAATTTATCATTTTAAACGAGAGCGTAAATTCCCACTTTAGCAAATGACCTTTTTATAAATTTACAACCAGCATAAGCTAGCTCATCTTTAAATTTCTGTTTTTACATAAACTTTAAAATCATCAAATTTATTAGCAAAATCACTTTTTGAAAGATATCAAATTCTCGTTTTGACAAGTGAGTTTTCTTAAATTTAAAGCTGGCGCAAGATATCTCACTTTCAAATTTCTTTTGAGTTGCTAAATTTAGCAGCAACGGGCGCGATATTTACTATTTCAAAAGGGGCAAAATGTTTCTTATGGCGGTCTGTTCTATTTTGATAAGCGACTTTTTCTAAGTTTAAAAGTCAGCGCAACTATCTCACCTTTAAATTTATGTTTTTCCAAATTTAAACTACTAAATTTATAAGAAAAACTGCATTACGCACGTGTGGCGAACACAAATTTGCTCATAAAGACAGCATAAAATAGTAGTTTTGGCGACCGCTCTATTTTTGACTGATAGCTTTTCTAAATTTAAAATAGAAGATAAAAGTCGGCGGTGGCTTTAAATTTTTTGCTTTGAAATCAACCATGACTATTCGCATTCAAAGGCTTTTTTGCTTAAATTTAATGCAATTCAAGATCGGCATGACTATCAGCACCTTAAATTTCTCTCTTTCAAATTTAAACTACTAAATTTATGATCCAAAGCTACTTAAAGCTTCAAACAGCCCAAACGCGATCAAGACACTCTTTTGACGCTCCAAGGCATGCTGGAGAGATATCAAAAATAGCAAAAAAACTAGCTTTACTACCTCTCTTACTACGACCAAACAACTTCCTGCTTAAATTTAAAGCCATCAAAGAACCAACGTAGGCTATCCAACCTTAAATTTATCAGCAAAATTTTTAAAAGTGGAGGCAATATCTGCTACTCTAAAATATCCCAAGTAGCTTTTTGTATCAAGCAAAGGTGGCTTAAATTTCAAAGCCACCCAGCCAAAATTTATCTTTTTGAAGTGTATAAATTTATCCCATTTTGCAAGCGTTTTAGCCCTTCAAGCACCCTCTCACGCTGCGTTGCGATATTCATACGAAGGAAAAATCTATCTCCCCTGTAAGCGTTGCCGTCATTTAGCCAAAGTCCAGCTTTATCACGCAAGAAATTCATAAACTCACTCGAATCCTCGCAA
This genomic stretch from Campylobacter concisus harbors:
- a CDS encoding carbonic anhydrase — translated: MDDSILEGAVKFMEDGFLEHEELFKSLQHKQDPHTLFISCVDSRVVPNLITNCLPGELFMVRNIANIVPPYRVSEEFLATTSAIEYALEVLNIKNIIICGHSDCGGCAALYVDEKKLKNTPNVRNWIRLIEPIKREVLKFTSDDPAKMAWLTERLNVINSIENIMTYPNVKEEYESGKLQIYGWHYIIETGEIFSYDLKEGTFKLLADKRGENA
- a CDS encoding Bax inhibitor-1/YccA family protein, encoding MSLYDRNYAKQNQEELAYSQSSLSTFIKQTYQLFAASLLSATAGAYVGISIAGVFAANRFLFWGLVILEFVLLFGLMAAKRKEGLNLILLFAFTFVSGLTLTPLLSAILAMPSGASIVAQAFGLTTVAFGALSVFAMNTKRDFTTMGKMLFITLIVIVVAAIINIFVKSTMFQLVIASISSILFSAYILFDTQNIIRGNYETPVEGAVALYLDFVNLFTSLLQILGIFNRND
- a CDS encoding GGDEF domain-containing protein codes for the protein MPKISLYISQKIIVFSLLAVHTFYLVMFYLMGEEILAVANILSVSIYLFALKILFDSEENNKIVMLILQVEILLHASLCVFILGLGWGFEILFLTSTISLFFLSVSFKMLSRLISLLDIAAFLLFYLVIDIPAKDDTLYKEIFFVFNLTASCVFAVLTSFLLESSNLFIFLGILEEKESAKAVFNHDPLTGLLNRASMQQIFRQKNLFDGNDFAIVMCDIDNFKKINDTYGHGAGDEVLKSLSKIFKNAFRNEDRVARFGGEEFLAVIFDVKKAKAVSILERIRETLNQNVVEFENNRIIATMTFGVVAHSGNTEVNIERMIKQADELLYVGKRNGKNIVMSADYDPRG
- a CDS encoding mechanosensitive ion channel domain-containing protein — translated: MRKFLTIILISFITLFGADNNVTQEDDIISITNQIQTLNSQINIIKSQQKDLNASKIDNSNLITLQKKKSDLLEKIPNYVMQIEVTQSDINKYNLQKEALEKKVARLEKQSNKDAYIQSAIELEKMKVDYAYYSALISLEEIFKKGAKANSIKEVIDNGLLNLQTNSYVSIKDLKDSLNDTSGSYDSAFFDLELKKESEEEILTYLKNNADLLSSSMLLSELNLVDAVEYINKTTAINSSKFNIGKIVVIVAIFLFFVSLTRILAKLTYWVMSLVASGEGVKEAKNQIVDIIKKPISALLIIYALNICIGIGFYPVPVPLTVANIFSIIYIVAFSWLVLTILNGYGIAILDKIAQKSKRKEVINLALKVIYVIVLIITLLLILQKLGFDISALIASLGIGGLAVAFAAKDIIANFFASVMMLFDNSFSQGDWIVCGDIEGTVVEIGFRKTTVRSFDNALIFVPNSKLASDPVRNWSRRKVGRRIRMVIGIEYGPTTEEIKKCVNDIKNMLINHPDIAKSEDIAANKRGLKYRQNIVSVDDYAGYKSNLFVVVDDFADSSINILVYCFAKTIVWGEFLDVKQDVMLKIMDILKQNGLNFAFPSQSLYIENIKDKI
- a CDS encoding TRAP transporter small permease, with translation MKNFINALDILIVSLNKTIAVLGLASGTLLAFANVVARYFFDKSWSWASELSNYLFIWSAFFAAAYGFNKGIHVSVTILVEKFPPALAKACLLFSHILTTVFLIFIAVYSVDYLKILHEIEQMIIDLGIPQWVPMLVLPIAFVTASYRSAEKAIKVALTPAANVVNNEAHELAHGSVVKD
- a CDS encoding DctP family TRAP transporter solute-binding subunit, producing the protein MKFLQALLFTCAISGLAFGADKVYTIKFAHVVAASTPKGKAADFFAKRAEELSGGKIKVQVFPSAQLLDDDRVFGALKLGNVQMAAPSFSKFTPIVPQFQLFDLPFIFKDADHLHKVQDGAVGEELKGLVTKKGFVALDYWDAGFKHFSSSKKPILVPEDAKGQKFRIQSSKVLEEQIKAIGGNPQVLPFSEVYSALQQGVVDATENPLSNFYNSKFHEVQSSLTLSHHGYLGYLVVMSDKFWNKLPDDLKANVKQALSEATAYEREETAKEDAHVIAELEKYIAETKKLEIFKIDDAQKAEWEKTMQAIYPKFYDVIGKELIEKTIETK
- a CDS encoding TRAP transporter large permease, whose protein sequence is MTIAFLFILLFALMLIGVPVAVSLGTSTVLTMIFFTDIDIATIPQLIFDGINKFSLMAIPMFILAGNLLSKGGSARRIIDFAKSMVGHLPGGLPMSAIFACIIFAAVSGSSPATVVAIGSIMFAAIKEAGYPKEYAVGGITTAGSLGILIPPSVVMIVYGVTAEVSIGKLFMAGVVPGLMLGAFMLVQTYVGAKKLGFKATKAEPFKARVQKFAKAFWALLIVVVVIGGIYGGIFTPTEAAAASAVYALFISLFIYRDIKIRDLWDICLDSALTTAMIFFIIANAVVFAYLLTSEQIPQAIASMILDANIGMIGFLIFVNILLFIMGQFMEPSSVIMIMVPLLLPIATQLGVDPIHFGIILVVNMEIGMVTPPVGLNLFVASGLTNMNLKEVIMACLPWTLTLFFGLILVTYIPQISLWLPNIMYGH
- the sodB gene encoding superoxide dismutase [Fe] — encoded protein: MFELRKLPFDANANAVVSAKTCEYHYGKHHATYVANLNNLIKDTKFANASFYEILKNSEGGLYNNVAQVYNHDFYWDCIAKKSEMSSELKAAIEANFANFKEEFLKAATTLFGSGWAWLVFDPSSKKLEIVQTSNAKTPVSDGKVPLLVVDVWEHAYYIDNFNARPKYLETFYENINWEFVSQAYEWALKEGLGSVEFYTKELHK
- a CDS encoding GGDEF domain-containing protein; translation: MVQEFIEQDSYKAIDDIYKTILNVAIVSNAFVLIVLCSFYFDLTIIFICFLFLSISTALRIRFNIKYRFLISAIFQLNVITAVIAGVVGMGWSSNIWITLLGVIFINYFLAFNQRLLTYSVCLLELFVLLWLYLTYKDKVVGIDSMVQIGSTCISVFFTFYLVFRLSFFSDAITSSGYKQISEEKEEIERISKYDFLTGLLNRRSIERTLRYELKELREKSSDANLVVMLGDIDNFKKINDTYGHDWGDKVLKEIARALQDTFRENDHICRWGGEEFLVILPEVKTEDVKKVETRLGTRIAQVKLPDKSSVTMTFGLVLCANGVITDIDTVINKADKKLYEGKKNGKDRIEYEIMKANKDKDNA